Proteins encoded within one genomic window of Halocatena marina:
- the tgtA gene encoding tRNA guanosine(15) transglycosylase TgtA has translation MGEIFEVRSFDAAGRIGELTVPRAGLTVETPALLPVVNPHIGTIDPADLASEFGVEMLITNSYILNRSDDLRDRVLSEGVHTLLDFPGVIMTDSGSFQLAEYGDIEVTTEEILQFQRDIGSDIGTPVDIPTPPDVSRAQANEELQTTQERLKTAERVGQKMDSEMLITAPVQGSTQLDLREQAARHAYQTKLDVYPVGGVVPLLNAYRYSDMVDVVAAAKRGLGVDAPVHLFGAGHPMMLALAVALGCDVFDSAAYAIYARDDRYLTVRGTEHLDDLAYFPCSCSICTNHTPDEIRRCDDETREELLARHNLHVTFAELRRVKQAIRRGNLLELVDARARGHPKLLDGYRTLFDHSEQLERSDPVSKDAVFHVSSECVRRPEVMRHHSRLERLSVDGDVLLSEGGVNEAFDETWRVVPPFGPFPRSLSETYPLTVEVPERMSRKSYEMAADGIRALVETNPDTSFTLAHREWPKSALTRLPNAVTVTELS, from the coding sequence ATGGGAGAGATTTTTGAAGTCCGATCGTTCGACGCCGCAGGCCGTATCGGGGAGTTGACCGTTCCTCGGGCCGGTCTCACCGTCGAGACGCCAGCGCTGCTTCCCGTCGTGAATCCGCACATCGGGACGATCGATCCAGCTGATTTGGCCAGCGAATTCGGGGTCGAGATGCTCATTACGAACAGTTACATCCTCAACCGAAGCGATGACCTGCGCGACCGGGTGCTTTCTGAAGGAGTGCACACACTGCTCGATTTCCCCGGTGTCATCATGACCGACTCAGGCTCGTTTCAACTGGCCGAGTACGGCGATATCGAGGTGACGACCGAGGAAATACTCCAATTCCAACGGGATATCGGCTCGGATATCGGAACGCCGGTCGATATCCCGACTCCACCGGACGTAAGTAGAGCGCAGGCAAACGAGGAGCTTCAGACGACACAGGAGCGCCTCAAAACCGCCGAACGCGTCGGTCAGAAGATGGACAGTGAGATGCTCATCACCGCTCCAGTCCAAGGATCAACCCAACTCGACCTGCGTGAGCAGGCCGCGCGCCACGCCTACCAGACGAAGCTCGACGTCTATCCCGTCGGTGGAGTCGTGCCGTTGTTGAACGCCTATCGATACTCGGATATGGTTGATGTGGTTGCGGCCGCAAAGCGTGGATTGGGCGTCGACGCGCCTGTTCATCTGTTCGGAGCGGGCCATCCGATGATGCTCGCGCTCGCAGTTGCGCTTGGGTGCGACGTGTTCGATTCGGCGGCGTACGCAATCTACGCGCGCGACGACCGCTATCTCACCGTTCGCGGGACGGAACATCTCGACGACCTCGCGTACTTTCCGTGTTCGTGTTCGATCTGTACCAATCATACACCAGACGAGATCCGGAGGTGCGACGACGAGACAAGAGAGGAGTTGCTTGCACGCCACAACCTCCACGTCACGTTCGCGGAGCTACGCCGGGTGAAACAGGCGATCCGTCGTGGCAATCTGCTCGAACTCGTCGATGCACGGGCACGAGGACACCCAAAGCTGCTCGATGGCTATCGGACGCTATTCGATCACAGCGAGCAGTTGGAGCGATCGGATCCGGTCTCGAAGGACGCGGTGTTTCACGTTTCGAGCGAGTGCGTCCGCAGACCAGAGGTCATGCGTCACCACTCACGACTCGAACGACTGAGCGTCGATGGAGACGTGTTGCTTTCAGAAGGAGGAGTCAACGAAGCGTTCGACGAGACGTGGCGTGTCGTCCCGCCGTTCGGTCCGTTCCCTCGGTCGCTCTCGGAGACGTACCCACTGACCGTAGAAGTTCCCGAGCGAATGAGCCGGAAGAGCTACGAAATGGCCGCAGACGGCATCCGTGCGCTCGTCGAGACAAACCCCGATACCTCGTTCACGCTCGCACACCGGGAATGGCCCAAGAGCGCACTCACACGACTACCGAACGCAGTAACAGTCACTGAACTCTCATGA
- the msrB gene encoding peptide-methionine (R)-S-oxide reductase MsrB: MPESDSIPQTDEEWREVLSDEEYQILREKGTEPRFSGEHISTNEEGTYQCAACGVELFDSETKFGTNTGWPSFYDAMEDAIELHRDTSHGMNRTEVVCARCGGHLGHVFDDGPDPTGKRYCINSVSLDFETEEE; encoded by the coding sequence ATGCCTGAGAGCGATTCAATCCCCCAGACCGACGAGGAGTGGCGCGAGGTTCTCTCCGATGAGGAGTACCAAATTCTCCGCGAGAAGGGGACCGAGCCGCGATTCAGTGGAGAGCACATCAGTACGAACGAAGAGGGAACATACCAGTGTGCGGCCTGTGGAGTCGAGCTATTCGATTCCGAAACGAAATTCGGGACCAACACGGGCTGGCCGAGCTTTTACGATGCGATGGAGGATGCGATCGAACTCCACCGCGATACGAGCCACGGAATGAATCGAACAGAGGTCGTCTGTGCGCGCTGTGGCGGCCATCTTGGGCACGTGTTCGACGACGGTCCGGATCCGACTGGCAAACGCTACTGCATCAACTCTGTTTCGCTCGATTTCGAAACCGAGGAAGAGTAG
- a CDS encoding FxsA family protein — protein sequence MKRLIALLLLIPLADIVILFLVSQVIGWVATVALVVLTALIGMLLVRAEGRHTISRVERKLRTGEVPQDELVDGALLIASGVFFLTPGLVTDLTGLILVLPPTRYPVRLLAKRYVITPYLDGKTDGFVTGTIYTSGFPNQNQDNATYNLGDDEYSVKGDGSDK from the coding sequence ATGAAGCGGCTCATCGCTCTGTTATTGCTCATCCCCCTTGCCGATATCGTCATCCTCTTTTTGGTGTCGCAAGTGATCGGCTGGGTTGCCACAGTCGCACTCGTCGTACTGACGGCACTCATTGGGATGCTTCTCGTTCGTGCAGAGGGACGCCACACCATCAGTCGAGTTGAACGGAAACTGCGAACAGGTGAGGTTCCCCAAGATGAACTCGTCGACGGTGCACTCCTCATAGCGTCCGGCGTGTTCTTTCTCACTCCCGGGCTAGTGACGGATCTCACTGGGCTGATCCTCGTGTTGCCTCCGACACGTTATCCAGTCCGATTGCTAGCAAAACGATACGTCATCACGCCGTATCTCGACGGCAAAACCGACGGATTCGTCACTGGAACGATCTATACATCGGGCTTTCCTAACCAAAATCAGGACAACGCGACGTACAATCTCGGTGATGATGAATACAGCGTCAAAGGAGACGGGAGTGACAAATGA
- a CDS encoding ComEC/Rec2 family competence protein, whose protein sequence is MPGEPLSNGKREVYTLNVEQADSHAIITEDGKIALIDADKERAADELDTILAGRETPQTDTGRVPIETFVLTHFHDDHSRGVQELYDHGYEIQHAIQPDEDRYTMRDRETRKPRKGVKVAVKMTYARALKKHDPDTIKQVSMGDSLSSDIDSQVLAPPSDSGTITFTSPETGRKNTLKPTGANANSIALKTEGEQSVLFMGDVEDTGGLNGESQVMHQHDSEESEVDLDADILVVSHHGSDNATSTEFLERVDPEVAVISSGLHNKHTSENQHDAHPHDATLKRLHDRGIDVYWTPGHGTLRTDLDTEAAHPEPTTDLETTNAADVAALKYYCREHDVSPEQIVALTPDHLPEETSAWVADAAPMMVESTEEILDEAIANGESVEDLRQTLDPTPDAHDQLQTSVQADRDEHVTTRADVNRNREAFFSAKRAEDAYKRLPLHTRLRANLPNRFGGIEHPLADVPSPDDIDGPRKVEEVPRAVQHSPAAKKRDKRGIVIDERLLAAEDAADEAVDTAETSETLCHHLRETPGAHQDFLYAIETPDAHTKHKPEEDLSESLEQTNQRERSQTQDVSLGL, encoded by the coding sequence ATGCCCGGCGAACCGCTGTCTAATGGGAAACGAGAAGTATACACACTGAACGTTGAGCAAGCGGATTCGCATGCGATTATCACAGAAGATGGAAAAATCGCCCTCATAGATGCAGATAAAGAGAGGGCTGCTGACGAACTTGACACCATCTTAGCCGGACGGGAAACGCCACAGACAGATACCGGACGTGTTCCGATCGAGACGTTCGTTCTGACACATTTTCATGACGATCATTCGAGAGGTGTGCAGGAATTGTATGACCACGGCTACGAAATACAACATGCTATCCAGCCTGACGAAGATCGGTATACGATGCGTGACCGGGAGACCAGAAAGCCAAGGAAAGGCGTGAAAGTGGCTGTCAAGATGACGTACGCCCGTGCGTTGAAAAAGCATGACCCAGATACCATCAAACAGGTCTCAATGGGTGATTCTCTCTCCTCAGATATAGACAGTCAAGTTCTGGCTCCACCCAGTGATTCAGGCACGATCACATTCACCAGCCCAGAGACTGGGCGGAAAAACACCCTCAAACCGACCGGTGCGAACGCAAACAGTATTGCTCTCAAAACGGAGGGCGAGCAGTCGGTGTTGTTCATGGGGGATGTCGAGGACACCGGCGGACTCAACGGCGAAAGTCAGGTGATGCACCAACACGATAGTGAGGAAAGCGAGGTTGATCTCGACGCCGACATCCTCGTGGTCTCGCATCACGGTTCAGATAACGCGACCAGCACAGAATTCCTCGAGCGAGTCGATCCAGAGGTAGCAGTAATTTCGAGTGGTCTACACAATAAGCACACGAGCGAGAACCAGCACGACGCTCATCCCCACGATGCGACTCTCAAGCGACTGCACGATCGGGGTATCGATGTCTACTGGACGCCGGGTCACGGAACACTCCGGACCGACCTAGACACAGAGGCTGCCCACCCGGAGCCAACGACCGATCTCGAAACGACCAACGCCGCCGATGTGGCCGCGCTGAAATACTACTGCCGGGAACACGACGTCTCACCGGAACAGATCGTGGCACTTACCCCAGACCATTTGCCTGAAGAAACGTCCGCGTGGGTAGCCGACGCCGCACCGATGATGGTCGAGTCGACCGAAGAGATCTTGGACGAAGCGATTGCGAACGGCGAATCCGTTGAGGATCTCCGACAGACGCTCGATCCAACGCCGGACGCGCACGATCAGCTCCAAACGAGCGTGCAAGCCGATCGAGACGAACACGTGACGACCAGAGCAGACGTGAACCGGAACCGGGAGGCGTTTTTCAGCGCCAAACGGGCAGAAGACGCCTACAAGCGGCTCCCACTGCACACGCGACTTCGGGCAAACCTCCCCAACCGATTCGGGGGGATCGAGCATCCGCTGGCAGATGTTCCTTCACCCGACGATATCGATGGTCCCCGAAAGGTCGAGGAGGTCCCACGGGCTGTTCAACATTCTCCCGCAGCCAAAAAGCGCGACAAGAGAGGAATCGTCATCGACGAGCGGCTCCTTGCGGCCGAAGACGCCGCTGACGAGGCTGTCGACACTGCTGAAACGAGTGAAACGTTGTGTCACCACCTCCGAGAGACCCCCGGCGCACACCAAGACTTCCTCTATGCGATCGAGACCCCCGATGCCCATACCAAGCACAAACCCGAAGAAGATCTCTCCGAGTCGTTGGAACAGACGAACCAGCGGGAACGATCGCAGACACAGGATGTCTCGCTGGGACTCTGA
- a CDS encoding PEP/pyruvate-binding domain-containing protein, producing MSTTENEPKQFIVDLDAVDPERERFGGKGATLGALIEAGFNVPGGFCVTTDAYEILLNNEMRDAIQSLDDRSAENRTELERRTEEIRSSFRTRELPDELHSQLREAIETHGAASYAVRSSATAEDLPSASFAGQHETYLGVSPDDVADRVLDCLASLFTERAVTYRNQNNIPNADVALAVVVQRMVDAEAAGVLFTADPDSGNRTIASVDAAFGLGETIVAGEVEADNAHVEKSTGEVLSYDVGTKQIRLSLEENDPNRVTLDETEQRARVLSDDNLSDLVRLGVRIESHLESPQDIEWALVDGEFVILQSRPITALFPLPEPMPTDGRLHVYLSVGHTQAMAEAMPPLAVDLWTAVIEEMLAEFDTAGERGRWAAHAGGRVYEDITPFLRQSLFRGTIVTGLISMVEHAALGLKELTERRESEFEGGVSPSIVPSLGRDAFQLIRTVAPIIPGIVSGYCLSFIRAGEDMPHLRQWYREWGEQAATEILEPDDGEQLARTVFDGLPYDTVSLMREVYPRFMPLMAGMTAGKALKKLFPEEHATVDAAGRGSSDEVGTRMNLGLDDLEAVAHEYPAVGEALRDGRTLAEIATVDGGDAFVSELETFLEDFGHRTTGEIDVSRPRWRDDPAGVLQIVRSNLRAGDEETYRSHLRARQQAAKQAVDDLLRKAGQGVLGPLRRPLVRRLLRVYRGYIPLRDEPKQGSAHLFAAWHEGLQHAGEQLAANDQLRDPDDVWYLRKEELFELFESGAAANIDVDSRRREHERFARLDAPALLTSEGEALTTRTDQCLDGALVGTGVSSGVIEGTARVIHNPSESTLEKGEILVAPSCDPGWTPLFLNASGLVTDVGGRMTHGALVAREYGLPAVMSVPRATKRIETGQRLRVDGSRGTVERLD from the coding sequence ATGAGCACCACCGAGAACGAACCGAAGCAATTCATCGTCGATCTGGACGCAGTCGATCCGGAACGGGAGCGTTTCGGTGGAAAAGGAGCGACGCTTGGCGCACTCATCGAAGCCGGATTCAACGTTCCGGGAGGTTTCTGTGTCACCACCGATGCCTACGAAATCCTGCTGAACAACGAAATGAGAGATGCAATCCAGTCTCTCGATGATCGTTCTGCAGAGAACCGAACCGAACTCGAACGGCGCACAGAAGAAATTCGTTCGTCCTTTCGAACGCGAGAGCTGCCAGATGAACTGCACAGCCAACTGCGAGAGGCAATCGAGACACACGGAGCCGCCTCGTATGCGGTCCGATCCAGCGCGACAGCAGAGGATCTCCCATCTGCCTCGTTCGCCGGACAGCACGAGACGTATCTGGGGGTTAGCCCCGACGATGTCGCAGATCGTGTGCTGGATTGTCTTGCGAGTCTATTCACTGAGAGAGCTGTTACATACCGAAACCAGAACAACATCCCGAACGCTGATGTTGCACTCGCTGTCGTCGTCCAACGGATGGTCGACGCCGAGGCAGCGGGTGTCCTGTTCACCGCAGATCCCGACAGTGGCAACCGGACGATTGCGTCCGTCGACGCTGCGTTCGGGCTTGGAGAAACGATCGTCGCCGGTGAGGTCGAAGCAGATAACGCCCACGTAGAGAAATCGACGGGGGAAGTGCTGTCGTACGATGTCGGCACCAAGCAGATACGACTCTCGTTGGAAGAGAACGACCCCAACCGCGTTACACTCGATGAAACTGAGCAACGTGCTCGCGTGCTCTCGGACGATAACCTCTCTGATCTCGTTCGATTGGGTGTCAGAATCGAATCGCACCTCGAAAGTCCACAGGACATCGAGTGGGCGCTCGTCGATGGCGAGTTCGTGATACTCCAATCACGACCGATCACCGCACTGTTTCCGCTCCCCGAACCGATGCCGACTGACGGGCGTCTGCACGTCTATCTCAGCGTGGGTCACACCCAAGCGATGGCAGAAGCGATGCCGCCACTCGCTGTGGATCTGTGGACCGCGGTGATCGAAGAGATGCTCGCTGAGTTCGACACTGCAGGTGAACGTGGCAGATGGGCAGCTCACGCGGGTGGACGGGTGTACGAAGATATTACGCCGTTCCTGCGTCAGTCTCTCTTTCGGGGGACAATCGTAACGGGACTCATCTCGATGGTCGAGCACGCAGCTCTCGGATTGAAAGAGCTGACCGAGCGACGCGAATCGGAGTTCGAGGGGGGAGTCTCGCCTTCGATCGTTCCCTCGCTCGGGCGTGATGCGTTTCAGCTGATTCGTACCGTCGCACCAATCATTCCGGGTATCGTCTCGGGCTACTGTCTATCGTTTATCCGCGCGGGAGAGGATATGCCCCACCTCCGGCAATGGTATCGTGAGTGGGGTGAGCAGGCCGCCACAGAGATACTCGAACCGGACGATGGAGAACAACTGGCACGGACGGTTTTCGATGGGCTCCCATACGATACGGTTTCTCTCATGCGGGAGGTCTACCCTCGATTCATGCCTCTCATGGCTGGAATGACAGCAGGAAAGGCACTGAAGAAGCTCTTTCCCGAGGAGCACGCTACTGTCGATGCTGCGGGGAGAGGCTCTAGTGATGAGGTGGGCACCCGGATGAATCTCGGTCTTGATGACCTCGAAGCAGTCGCGCACGAGTATCCTGCTGTCGGAGAAGCTCTCCGTGATGGGCGAACGCTGGCCGAGATTGCCACTGTTGATGGTGGTGACGCGTTCGTCAGCGAACTTGAGACGTTCCTCGAAGACTTCGGTCACAGAACAACCGGTGAGATCGATGTCAGTCGTCCTCGATGGCGAGACGATCCCGCTGGCGTGCTGCAAATCGTTCGGAGTAATCTCCGTGCAGGGGACGAGGAAACGTATCGGAGCCATCTTCGTGCTCGACAGCAAGCAGCCAAGCAAGCCGTAGACGATCTTCTGCGGAAGGCGGGACAGGGTGTTCTCGGCCCGCTCCGACGACCCCTCGTTCGTCGGTTACTACGCGTCTATCGTGGCTACATTCCGTTACGGGACGAACCGAAACAGGGATCCGCCCATCTGTTCGCGGCTTGGCACGAGGGACTTCAGCACGCCGGAGAACAGCTCGCTGCGAACGACCAGTTGCGAGATCCAGACGATGTCTGGTATCTTCGAAAAGAGGAGCTGTTCGAACTGTTTGAATCGGGAGCCGCCGCGAATATCGACGTGGATAGTCGTCGACGCGAACACGAACGATTCGCCCGACTGGACGCACCAGCACTGCTGACGAGCGAAGGAGAGGCACTCACTACTCGGACTGACCAGTGTCTCGACGGCGCTCTCGTCGGGACAGGGGTTTCGTCGGGTGTCATCGAGGGAACTGCACGCGTCATCCACAATCCGAGTGAATCCACGCTTGAGAAGGGTGAGATACTCGTTGCACCATCCTGTGATCCGGGATGGACACCACTGTTTCTTAATGCGTCTGGGTTGGTGACAGATGTGGGAGGGCGGATGACACACGGTGCGCTGGTCGCACGCGAATATGGTCTCCCAGCCGTTATGTCCGTCCCGCGTGCGACAAAACGCATCGAGACTGGACAACGACTCCGTGTCGATGGAAGCCGTGGGACTGTCGAACGACTCGATTAA
- the arcS gene encoding archaeosine synthase subunit alpha translates to MTDYFEVHERDGPARIGELRLADSIHTPALIDDSIEDAGSLWSEERTTPVGDETALTVLPHRSFPAGTDTEVEEAFAVEYPTVEFPSAAVISRETAGDHGSDAYILSSASGIVGHASKFVDTIVDVRTSIPADTALLLSGVATPANAATLAYAGVDLFDSNRAYVRGLEGFYLTADGEEFLEDLTELPCSCPACQRGRDAFDREHCAEHNVAAIETELARVRERIRAGRLRDYLEGQARHDAWLTAAFRRLDQQYSYLEQHTPLLRQSTLLAASDDSMRRVEIQRFADRVCTRYRNRFEQPLALVPCSARKPYSESQSHGQFHDAIHYRAHKVSMTSPIGVVPQELEYTYPAQHYDSVVTGRWSAEEIDFVARVLTEYLEQNEYPRYIAHVPPGGYREICERVEKRTGIEFEYTVSDHPTTAESLANLRETLSGESKYLKREREHNTVRAIADYQLGPDAGTELFGTEISVDGWLPSLRVHDKGQLATIVPQYGTLAFTLAGARRWLDSSVPTKRVEIDPFVPQGSVLAPGIVDASADIRVGDEVVIEGPKAFAVGRASMSGPEMTTSTRGIAVEVRHVDER, encoded by the coding sequence ATGACCGATTATTTCGAAGTTCACGAGCGCGACGGACCGGCTCGGATTGGGGAACTCCGCCTCGCTGATTCGATTCATACGCCCGCACTCATCGACGACAGCATTGAAGACGCGGGGAGTCTCTGGTCCGAGGAACGGACGACACCAGTGGGGGACGAGACGGCGCTGACTGTCCTTCCCCACCGAAGCTTTCCAGCAGGGACCGACACGGAGGTCGAGGAGGCGTTCGCAGTTGAGTATCCGACTGTCGAGTTCCCGAGTGCGGCTGTCATCTCTCGTGAGACAGCAGGAGATCACGGGAGTGATGCGTACATCCTCTCTTCTGCCTCCGGTATCGTGGGGCATGCATCGAAGTTCGTCGACACAATCGTCGATGTTCGAACATCGATTCCGGCTGATACCGCACTCCTCCTCTCGGGGGTGGCGACACCGGCGAACGCCGCCACGCTGGCCTACGCGGGTGTTGATCTCTTCGACAGCAATCGCGCGTACGTCCGTGGATTGGAAGGATTCTATCTGACGGCAGACGGTGAGGAGTTCCTCGAAGATCTGACTGAGCTTCCGTGTTCCTGTCCGGCCTGCCAGCGAGGACGGGATGCATTCGACCGGGAGCACTGCGCTGAGCACAACGTGGCCGCCATCGAAACGGAGTTGGCACGCGTCCGCGAACGCATTCGTGCTGGTCGACTCCGAGATTATCTCGAAGGACAAGCCCGCCACGACGCGTGGCTGACAGCGGCATTCAGACGACTCGACCAGCAATACAGCTATCTCGAACAACACACGCCCCTCTTACGCCAGAGCACGCTGCTCGCTGCGAGTGACGACAGCATGCGACGAGTCGAAATCCAGCGTTTTGCAGATCGTGTGTGCACACGCTATCGAAACCGCTTCGAACAGCCACTTGCACTTGTCCCCTGTTCGGCCCGAAAACCCTACAGCGAATCACAGAGCCACGGTCAGTTCCACGACGCGATCCACTATCGCGCGCACAAGGTGTCGATGACATCGCCGATCGGCGTCGTTCCCCAGGAGCTGGAGTATACGTACCCCGCACAACACTACGACAGCGTCGTGACAGGGCGGTGGTCAGCAGAGGAGATCGACTTCGTCGCCCGCGTGCTGACAGAGTATCTCGAACAGAACGAGTACCCTCGCTACATCGCGCACGTTCCGCCGGGTGGCTACCGAGAGATCTGTGAACGTGTCGAGAAACGTACTGGAATTGAGTTCGAGTACACTGTCAGCGATCATCCGACGACAGCCGAATCGTTGGCGAATCTCCGAGAGACACTCAGCGGCGAATCGAAGTATCTGAAGCGCGAGCGCGAGCATAACACTGTTCGTGCAATCGCGGACTACCAGCTCGGACCTGACGCTGGGACCGAACTGTTTGGAACAGAGATCTCCGTGGACGGATGGCTACCGTCGCTGCGTGTCCACGACAAGGGGCAATTGGCGACGATTGTCCCTCAGTACGGAACGCTCGCGTTCACGCTCGCTGGCGCACGCCGATGGCTCGATAGCAGCGTCCCGACCAAGCGCGTCGAAATTGATCCATTCGTACCGCAAGGAAGCGTCCTCGCTCCCGGTATCGTGGACGCTAGCGCGGACATCCGCGTTGGTGATGAAGTCGTTATTGAGGGACCAAAGGCGTTCGCCGTCGGACGAGCGTCGATGAGTGGACCTGAAATGACGACGAGTACACGAGGAATCGCGGTCGAAGTCCGTCACGTCGATGAACGGTAA
- a CDS encoding DUF255 domain-containing protein, translating into MCPETLINWRDWGPAPFEEARAATRPVLLSISAPWCEWCATMDREAFSNPAVAANIHDDFIPIRIDADRHPRVRDRYTMGGFPSTVFLTPEGEVITGATYMETESLRSVLERVRETWTENDGGSIPRALRDTELPRDTLDERIVTHMEQQVQAAFDDEFGGWGDGPKFPLPRTIEFALKRDRSSALRTLEAIATHLYDTYDGGFFRYAGSRDWSDLHREKVLDTNAAICRAFTTAYLYTGEDRYREPAQETIEYLTTTLWTGDAFAGSQAAGEYYTLEPTERESQEPPFVDETVFADRTSLAVDALCRFYAVTDNEGARRYAERALSHVLETLVNSAGTVCHFDGGSEGLLLDQARVLQALTTAAQILDQKYIVPAQTVADWTIEHRERDGAFVDGSDGPALLDRPLQPLDTTVELADALIDLAVLTQNTEYRSVARTALESFAGAHDRMGVTVANYASAVARVVNTPLVIEIADEPGSDLHRAALRVADHEKIVVLTGESDGKATVLDESGQTGPVTTPDALVSLIEDA; encoded by the coding sequence ATGTGCCCCGAAACACTCATCAATTGGCGTGACTGGGGACCGGCTCCGTTCGAGGAGGCACGCGCCGCCACTCGTCCAGTCTTGCTCTCGATCTCTGCGCCCTGGTGTGAGTGGTGTGCCACGATGGACCGCGAGGCGTTCTCGAACCCCGCTGTCGCGGCGAATATCCACGACGATTTTATTCCGATCCGTATCGATGCGGACCGACATCCACGAGTCCGAGATCGATACACGATGGGTGGTTTTCCATCGACAGTGTTTCTCACCCCGGAGGGAGAGGTGATCACCGGTGCGACGTACATGGAAACAGAAAGTCTCCGGTCCGTTCTCGAACGAGTCCGGGAGACGTGGACTGAGAACGACGGAGGCAGCATTCCCCGTGCGCTCCGCGACACCGAGTTGCCCCGTGACACGCTCGATGAGCGTATCGTGACGCACATGGAACAACAGGTGCAAGCGGCCTTCGACGACGAATTCGGCGGCTGGGGAGACGGTCCGAAGTTCCCGCTCCCGCGGACGATAGAGTTCGCGCTGAAGCGGGATCGATCTTCTGCGCTCCGAACGCTCGAAGCGATCGCTACACATCTCTACGATACGTACGACGGAGGGTTCTTTCGCTATGCTGGATCGCGTGATTGGAGTGATCTCCACCGAGAGAAAGTGCTCGATACGAACGCTGCAATCTGTCGCGCATTCACAACCGCATACCTCTACACTGGTGAGGACCGCTATCGAGAGCCAGCACAGGAGACCATCGAGTACCTCACGACGACGCTCTGGACGGGCGATGCCTTCGCGGGCAGTCAAGCCGCGGGTGAGTACTACACCCTCGAACCAACCGAACGCGAGAGTCAAGAGCCACCCTTCGTCGACGAGACAGTGTTTGCCGATCGGACGTCGCTCGCTGTCGATGCGCTCTGTCGGTTCTACGCAGTCACCGACAACGAGGGCGCGCGGCGCTACGCAGAGCGTGCGCTTTCTCACGTGCTCGAAACACTCGTCAATAGTGCAGGGACGGTTTGTCACTTCGACGGTGGTTCCGAAGGACTGCTCCTCGATCAGGCACGAGTTCTTCAGGCACTCACCACGGCCGCCCAGATACTCGATCAAAAGTACATTGTCCCAGCGCAGACGGTCGCAGATTGGACGATTGAGCACCGAGAACGAGACGGAGCCTTCGTCGATGGATCCGACGGTCCCGCTCTGCTCGATCGACCACTCCAGCCGCTCGATACGACGGTCGAACTCGCAGACGCACTGATCGACCTCGCGGTTCTGACCCAGAACACGGAATATCGATCAGTCGCTCGGACAGCACTCGAATCGTTTGCTGGAGCACACGACCGGATGGGCGTCACGGTGGCGAACTATGCGAGTGCCGTCGCCCGCGTCGTGAACACGCCACTCGTGATCGAAATCGCTGACGAACCCGGGAGCGATCTCCACCGAGCAGCACTTCGCGTTGCCGATCACGAGAAAATCGTCGTTCTCACAGGGGAATCAGACGGGAAAGCGACCGTACTCGACGAAAGTGGACAGACGGGTCCAGTAACAACCCCTGACGCACTCGTTTCGCTCATCGAGGATGCGTAA